GAAAATATTATCGAATGAGATCTCTGGTGttttacaagatgtgatttctggataaaacatttcccacattctgaacatgaaaatcacttctctcctgtgtgagttctctgatgtctaacaagatgtgatttctggctaaaccatttcccacattctgaacatgaaaattgcttctctcctgtgtgagttctctgatgttttacAAGAACTGATTCATGGCTAAAAcatctcccacattctgaacatgaaaatggtttctctcctgtgtgaattctctgatgtttaacaagacgtGATTTTACAGGAAAAccttttccacattctgagcatgaaaatggtttctccccgcTATGCATTCTGCGATGGTGTACAAGATCTGATTTCAGgcgaaaacatttcccacactcaggacataaaaatggtttctcccctgtgtgagttttctgatgtctaacaagttgTGGTTTCACAGTAAAACATCttccacattgtgaacatgaaaatggcttttctcctgtgtgagttctctgatgtataacaagttgtgatttttcaagaaaacactttccacattctgagcatgaaaatggtttctctcctgtgtgagttctctggtgTTTTAGAAGATAAGATTtctggctaaaacatttcccacactcaggACATGCAAATGGTTTGTCCCCTGTGTGAGTTATGTAATGTCTAACAAGTGGTGATTTCTCaggaaaacattttccacattctgaacatgaaaatggtttctctcctgtgtgatttctctgatgtgtaacaagatgtgatttcttgataaaacatttcccacattcagaacatgaaaatggtgtctctcctgtgtgaattctctgatgtttaacaagaagtGATTTTACAGgaaaacactttccacattctgagcatgaaaatggaTTCTCCCCTTTGTGAGTTCTGTGATGGTTTACAAGATCTACTTTCTggctaaaacatttctcacattcaggacatgcaaatggtttctcccctgtgtgagttctctgatgtctagcaAGTTTTGCTTTCtcagtaaaacattttccacattctgagcatgaaaatggtttctcccctgtgtgaattttctgatgtgtaacaagatgtgatttcttgataaaacatttcccacactcagaacatgaaaatggtttctctcccatgtgacttctctgatgagtGACGAGTCGTGATTTCATTCGAAAACATcttccacattctaaacatgaatatgGCCTTGCCCCTCTGCGGCTTTTGTTATGtggaacaagatctgatttattttTAAAACATCTTCTACTTTCTGAATGTAAGAATGCCTTCTCCTCTGTGGGAGCTTTTTGATATACAACATCCCTGCTGTGGCTTTTATCTGGCTCAGTAGTCTGTGATGCATCAGAAAGCAGGACCTGTGTAGCAGGATCAGATGATAGatgtttgctgtgaagggctgagggtttATCTGGGATAATAGTGGGCTCCTCGaatgttttttgtgcaatattgcAGTCTTCTGCGTTAAGATCTGAAGACATCCGATATTCCCCTGAGCTCCTGGTACCGGCATCTGCcaacaataaaatgtatttttgttatttttgaatAAAGAAAATATACATTTGATATTTCATACTATTTGCATAGAAAATTTCTCTGCAAAATTTGAAGGCTTAAAGTAAATTTCAATAATTAACTTATTTCCCCCTCTGTGACTTACATGTACACCACAGAGGTGCAGGGTGAATATTAAGTGTGCTTGGGAAATGCGCCCACTGCTTACCCATTGGGTGCTGTTTGAAGTAGATGACACCTGCCAGCTACAATCACAGGGGTTTGACagctaaggtacctttacatggggcaataatcACCCAACTTATCACTGGTGTAAGACTAATCTAGCAGTTGTTTCTGCACATTATCCCCCGGGGTTAATAAAGTTCACTTGACTTCTGGACATTATCCTCCAAGGCTAATATGGGTCACTTAAAAGACTCGTAAAAATGGTCAGGAGTAGACCAGGCTGGCTAGATGCAGTTTGTGGAGGAGATGTGAAATGAACTAATATATGCAAACCTCACAGAAGATCTTGCATGTGATTTGCAAGAAAATGCTTTCATTTTCTCTAAACTACGCAAATAATAAAATGCTTCAGAAGAGCTTGGTAACATCACTTATGTATTTCTCatattcttctccgatgcatcgatCAATAGTTAGgcttacctgattgataaggctatgatacccaTTGAGAATCACATAAATTGATCGTATACTCTGACATCTTGGTAGAGAATATGCGGGCAAGTGGAATGTTCTAAGGTCTGAGAAGGACTCTGGATGGTAGACACCAGGCAAAAACAAAACTGCGGCGAGTAAGAATCTGCTGTGCTGGGAAAAGATACATCTCTATTTCATTTTCCGAATTATTAATCAgtgtacttaggcctcatgtccaattCCACGCACGGATTCCTCTGCTGAATCCTGAAGCGGAATCAGGTCAAGCCGCGgccatggaaaaaaaactaaacgttTTTTTACCTCTCCGGTTCCAGCACGGGTTCCCTCCGTGCctgccggatcttttttcttcaacaCGGCAGATGCATTGCGGCAGGGCCGGCTGACGCGTCTGCCGCATGCACAGTTGCATAGATAGTTGTATAAAGTGATTTCTTATAGCCTTAATTTAATCAGGATAAAACGAACATGAACTGTAATTGACCCAAACCAGTAAAACGTTAGGTATGCCCACTGTGTAGGCATAAAAGGCACAAAAGGAGTATTGTAATTATCTGAAAAGGAGCCATCAATTACTGCATGGTCTTGTGACCTTTGACATTGTAATTATCTGGCAGTGAGCCATCAATTCTCTGAAGGATCTTGTGATCTTTGACTCGTAGATGCCTGAGGGATTGGCCACCCACAAGTGTGTAGGACTAGTGTAAAAGTATGtaatatcactagagatgagcgagcgtacttgctaaggcaacctactcgagtgagtagtgccttatgcgagtacctgcccgctcggaagaaaagatccggctgccggcgcgggggagcggtcacttgcgggagtgagcggggggggggggaggggggaagagagggagagagaatctcccctccgttcccccccgcggggcacccgaatcttttcttccgagcaggcaggtactcgctaagggcattgctcgctcatctctacttattaaagAAATTGTGTTATATCAACCcagttgtccttctttaaagccatatCTGAACTTGTTGCCTTTCAAGTTGGTAATACATCAtttggcgctgtgaacaggatacgCAGAAGGTTCAAGGGCTGATTTGTTGCAAAATTCCGATAATCTGGAATTTTAAGAACTCTGTCTAATTATCGAGAAAATAGTGCGATATTGCATAAAACGTGTCTATTATTAAGAAAAAGGATGTTTTGAATAAATGTGTTGAGGTTCCAGGTTGGGAGCAGGCGCCCTATAATACTTCTGCTACTGAGTGTTCACAATGTGTGAGTTTAAGTGAACGAAAAGTGTTGGAAAGATGCTGAACCAGTGAATGTGGTGGCGTGCTTGTAAAAAGTAAAATTGAGGAAAGAAAAGGATTTTATGAATGTATGCAGACGTGGTTGGATGTTGTTAGCAGCTTATCATATGAAGCAAGAAGAGAAAGAGCGAATGTTGGGGCAAGTGCAAGAATAAGAGAAACAGTTGTGTAATGCACAGAGTGCACTGAATATGGCACAATGTCAGAACAGGTTGAATAGAGGTAAAGCAGATCAATACAGTACAATAGCAGAAAAGGCTGTTGGCGTTGTACAATATAAATACCATAAACGAAGAGGgagagtaaataaaaaaaaaggttcataCTTTAGTAGCCAATTGGGATCCAGAAAAGTGGGATGGAGATATTTGGGACTCTTCCTCGGATGAATCTGAGCATTTCTCGGAAAAAGGTTTCTTGCATTATTGAAAGATGGGGCCATAAGAGATACAATAGATGGTATAAGCATAGGAGACATGTGGAGGATGTTCCAGAAAAGGGGGGGTtgaataagaaacaagggtcccaAAATAATAAGGTAATTATTAAAGATTCAGAAATTCGACAGCGCGGGTGTAGTGAGTCACATGACAAGAGAGACTCCCCTCCTCCCATGTCGCCGGAACAAGTCCCTGTACCAGGGCTTGAGGATTTTTATTCAGAGGTAAGATCATTGGTGAAAAAGTTAAAACAGGGAAAAAAGAAGGAGTCACAGCAAAATCAAAATCCCAATCCTAATAGAAGAAGTCAGGTGAATCAATAGAGTAAGCCATATAGATATGTTCCTAGTTTTGTTGAAAGCTGGGGTCCCACGGGAGAAAATAGATGGGATCAGTACAGATGAGATATGGAGAATGTAAAAGAAGAAAGGGTTAGATGATCCGTGGGACGAATTGGGGGGAAAAGTACCAGATAGAACTCCAAATCCTCCAATGGGGAAAGATTACAATGATTGTTATCATTGACATGTGATATCACCAAACAATAAAAAGTGTGaaggccctgtgattggttgctatttcttatactgctgaggtaacatgaaaaggACCACAAGAGGTAAGACTGCGATTTTATTTTTGGTTTTGAGTGATCTGTTATGGACTGAATTATTCCTGATGGAGTTTATTTAGgactgagtaaattcatgaactgggTTATTTCTGGAAGGACATTGGAATTCTGCAAGTGTGATTTTTAAAGtgcatcttctctaagtgcaagCTGGATCTGTCCATGGGCTGTGACTATTcatctgagcctgaagaactgacattCGGAGACAAGTGTTTAGAACAGTGCCCAAATGCTGCTAAACTGTCACTGGAGTGAACCTCAGATGTTATGCAGAATGCCAACCAGTTGACGTCAAGTCAAAAAAAGGGCTAAACATCATGGCGCCTCCCTGAAGACTGAGGCAACAAAGGGTGTACAAAGGGCATCTTGAATAGCGGAATCTATAAGGAATAAAAGGGGCTATATAGTCAGCTATAGATATCTGCACTTTTCATGGACATGGAGAAGATTGATTGATATCAATGTAATGGgcggggacagattcctacttagggtctgttcatTGGCTAACCAGGGATAGTAGTAAGAGCACTATAATACCCCTGCTTTCCTGCATCAGAGACCCTGTGGATTAAGGGTCTAAGAAGATCAAAAGAAGTTGATATGTTAGtccaacatatataaaggttttttatttgttttttgtattttcgcTCTGAGCCCAGATGTGACAACATTGGTTTTATGTTAGTAGCAAATAAAAATATAGGAAACATTGTAATAGATGTGACATTGGATTAATAAACATGtttaaaatccaactaatgcctcatgcccacggccgtgtcagactccgccagtggaatattgCAGTGGAGTCcaacacggcgccccccaaagaccccatactcacctctccggatccgctgtaCAAGTCCCATCTGGCGAGCAGGCGCAATGCGCAGTGTAGTGCATGGCGCACTTGAACTGGGGGGATGACGTGGCCGGCGGTGACGAGTAATCACGCAATACTTCttctgtgctcacagcagaagtatcgcgtgacggacggcttacattgattacaatggaaggCGGCTGCATATTTTCCCGCagaaattagagcatgccgctgtttctttcacactgcggaattctggggtagaattccgcagcgtgaacattgagctattaggttcaataaaattTATAGCTGCGGCATAATGCCGCAGATTTCCGCTGTGtaaaatgcagcagaaatccggctgtgggcattagccctaatacAGTGAAGGAAACGCGGTGAAAAGAACATTTACCACACCACTAAGATGCTGGAGGATTTGGGCACATTGTGGTGTCAGAATGCaagccagataaagaaatgtgTAAGCAAACAGAAAGGAGCATGGTAGGACGCTGTACTTGGGGTGTTGGAACACGAATATAAGCTCTTAACCCCATTCATATGGAAGTGATGTAGAATAAGGTTGGCAGGTTTGGAAAATATGTATTCCAGCTTATCAATCTTCAGGCTCAGTGGATGCCTTCCCTATTCCTTCCCAACATCTCTTTATCATAACCTAACATGACGTTTTACCTCTGTTCAAtttcagttttgttttgttttgcaatATCAATTATTAGCAAATAGGATTGCATTTATAAATTATGCTCAAGATAGTCCACaatgtgtctatgtatgtatatatatatatatatttctgcatGAAAAAGATAAAAATCCAATCAGAGCTGGTAATTAAAGattatggatagagatgagcaagcatacttgctaagggtaaATTTACATCTAGGtgttatatattttattagtgcaatattgtatattataagtttgttaaaggggtggtctcgcgaaacaaagtggggttatacacttccgtatggccatattaatgcactttgtaatatacatcgtgcattaaatatgagccatacagaagttattccacttacctgctccgttgctggcgtcctcgtctccatggttccgtctaaattcgccggcagcttgcttttttagacgcgcttgcgcagtccggtcttctccattcagcacgagccgcttcagtgtgctccctgctacagctcttctgcgcatgcgcagacgagctgtcactgctcgggagcgcgctggagcggccattctgtaccttcctctgttagaggaaggtgcagagctgccggagaagccgcccagctgtcctgccgtccagctgtccaggtaagtgatgggccgggggggctgtcgctgcgccggggggggctgccgctgcgatgggggggctgtcgctaggccggggggggctgccgctaggccgggggtgacgttcactgacaggtgaaggccccggagcccagcgctgggctccggggccttcacctgggctgagggtctagcgctggggagccgggagcgtagcgctgggggagccgggggctagcgccggttacctgctgcctggcggtgcgggtgtctggtcggcggctgcggggcgtctggtcggcggctgcggggcgtctggtcggcggctgcggggcgtctggtcggcggctgcggggcgtccggttgccatggagacacagctggcagcgtctcgggagc
Above is a window of Eleutherodactylus coqui strain aEleCoq1 chromosome 3, aEleCoq1.hap1, whole genome shotgun sequence DNA encoding:
- the LOC136620478 gene encoding oocyte zinc finger protein XlCOF6-like isoform X1 codes for the protein MNLPRMDGKRKEIAESLLHLTLEILYQLTGEDYTAGKKTSSERWQNFVPEGHGRTLNPITGPPTHYPIHEDFNGQKILEHVHKMTELLTGEIPIRCQDVSVYFSMEEWEYLEGHKDLYKEVMMEDQQPLTSQDRSGKRTSPESRPSPLHPQDYPLFPQGNDLKNIDAAAIVVKEEVNVRGDERWKEEIPTDTRPDAGTRSSGEYRMSSDLNAEDCNIAQKTFEEPTIIPDKPSALHSKHLSSDPATQVLLSDASQTTEPDKSHSRDVVYQKAPTEEKAFLHSESRRCFKNKSDLVPHNKSRRGARPYSCLECGRCFRMKSRLVTHQRSHMGEKPFSCSECGKCFIKKSHLVTHQKIHTGEKPFSCSECGKCFTEKAKLARHQRTHTGEKPFACPECEKCFSQKVDLVNHHRTHKGENPFSCSECGKCFPVKSLLVKHQRIHTGETPFSCSECGKCFIKKSHLVTHQRNHTGEKPFSCSECGKCFPEKSPLVRHYITHTGDKPFACPECGKCFSQKSYLLKHQRTHTGEKPFSCSECGKCFLEKSQLVIHQRTHTGEKPFSCSQCGRCFTVKPQLVRHQKTHTGEKPFLCPECGKCFRLKSDLVHHRRMHSGEKPFSCSECGKGFPVKSRLVKHQRIHTGEKPFSCSECGRCFSHESVLVKHQRTHTGEKQFSCSECGKWFSQKSHLVRHQRTHTGEK